One genomic window of Camelina sativa cultivar DH55 chromosome 5, Cs, whole genome shotgun sequence includes the following:
- the LOC104786129 gene encoding protein NUCLEAR FUSION DEFECTIVE 4, whose protein sequence is MTSKIHGGRGGPWVVVFVGLVQWFLGFFFIWASVVGLIAPPPVPLMCLFVFLAGHSLPFFNTANVVTAARNFSHYGGTAVGIMQGFLGLSGAILIQLYHAVCGGEGNPATFILLLAVVPTFVIFLTMPFVRVYETVTTSEKKHLNGLSVISLIIAAYLMVIITVENVLGLSRSMQILSFILVLLLLASPLLVAVRALREETQTLSPLDRPVLDTSALLDPPSLKLLVCADLDHVVVEDSNILEAMSTMNFWLLFVAMLCGMGSGFATINNMRQIGESLHYSPVQLNSLVSLWSIWNFLGRFGAGYVSDIFLHKHSWPRPIFMAITLSIMAVGHIVVASGLQGSLYFGSVLIGMAYGSQWSLMPTITSEIFGIRHMGTIYFTISIAGPIGSYVLSVKVIGYFYDKVASEHDNSCFGSQCFRTSFMIMASVAVFGSLVASVLFFRTSKFYKRLVAKRNSK, encoded by the exons ATGACTTCTAAGATACATGGTGGTCGTGGTGGTCCTTGGGTTGTGGTTTTCGTTGGGTTGGTTCAATGGTTTcttggtttcttttttatttgggcTTCGGTTGTTGGGTTGATTGCACCACCGCCTGTGCCGTTGATGTGTTTGTTCGTGTTCTTGGCTGGTCACTCGTTGCCGTTTTTTAATACGGCTAATGTTGTTACGGCTGCTCGGAACTTTTCTCATTACGGTGGGACTGCTGTTGGCATTATGCAG GGATTTCTAGGTCTAAGTGGAGCAATTCTGATTCAGTTGTACCATGCGGTTTGCGGAGGTGAAGGTAACCCTGCTACCTTCATTCTTCTCCTGGCTGTAGTACCGACGTTTGTCATCTTCTTGACTATGCCTTTTGTAAGAGTTTATGAAACGGTCACCACGAGTGAGAAGAAACACTTAAATGGTCTCTCTGTGATCTCATTGATCATAGCTGCCTATCTCATGGTCATTATAACGGTTGAAAATGTTCTCGGTTTATCACGGTCAATGCAGATTTTATCCTTCATCCTTGTGCTTTTATTGCTTGCCTCTCCTCTCTTGGTTGCGGTGAGAGCCTTACGCGAAGAAACTCAGACACTTTCTCCTCTGGATCGTCCTGTTCTCGACACATCTGCCTTGCTCGACCCTCCTAGTTTGAAGCTTTTAGTTTGTGCAGATTTAGAtcatgttgttgttgaagaCTCAAACATTCTGGAAGCAATGAGCACAATGAACTTTTGGCTTCTCTTCGTGGCAATGCTGTGTGGGATGGGTTCCGGATTCGCGACTATAAACAACATGAGACAGATAGGGGAGTCTCTTCACTACTCCCCGGTTCAACTCAATTCTCTGGTCTCTCTCTGGAGCATATGGAACTTTCTAGGCCGGTTCGGGGCAGGTTATGTCTCAGACATATTCTTACACAAACACAGCTGGCCAAGACCTATCTTCATGGCCATAACATTAAGTATTATGGCTGTAGGCCACATCGTAGTGGCCTCTGGTTTACAAGGAAGTCTCtattttggttcagttttgatCGGTATGGCTTACGGTTCACAATGGTCGCTCATGCCGACAATTACATCAGAGATATTTGGGATCCGGCATATGGGAACGATTTACTTCACGATCTCGATTGCAGGACCCATCGGGTCGTATGTACTCTCTGTGAAAGTGATAGGTTACTTCTACGACAAGGTGGCTTCTGAGCATGACAATTCTTGCTTTGGAAGTCAATGTTTCAGGACATCGTTTATGATCATGGCTTCTGTGGCTGTCTTCGGCTCTTTGGTTGCTTCTGTATTGTTCTTCCGCACAAGCAAGTTTTACAAAAGACTTGTAGCCAAAAGGAACTCCAAGTGA